From the Lolium rigidum isolate FL_2022 chromosome 2, APGP_CSIRO_Lrig_0.1, whole genome shotgun sequence genome, one window contains:
- the LOC124692421 gene encoding lysophospholipid acyltransferase 1-like — MGPLEMEPMAAAIGVSVPVLRFLLCFAATIPTGLLWRAVPSAAGRHLYAGLSGAALSYLSFGATSNLLFVGPMAFGYLAMLLCRRRAGLVTFLGAFGFLIACHVYYMSGDAWKEGGIDATGALMVLTLKVISCAMNYSDGLLKEEEGLRDAQKKYRLTKVPSLVEYFGYCLCCGSHFAGPVYEMKDYLEWTERKGIWASSTPSPLLPTLRALVQAGICMGLYLYLSAMFPLSRFSEPLYYEWGFWHRLFFQYMSGFTARWKYYFIWSVSEAAVIISGLGFTGWSDSSPPKAKWDRAKNVDILGVELAGSAAQLPLNWNIQVSTWLRYYVYERLIQKGRKPGFLQLLGTQTVSAIWHGLYPGYMIFFVQSALMINGSKVIYRWQQAVSNSGLHTILTLLNCAYTMMVLNYSCIGFQVLSLEETLASFKSVYYVGTIVPILCVLLGYVIKPARSAKPKARKAE, encoded by the exons atgggGCCGCTCGAGATGGAGCCCATGGCGGCCGCGATCGGCGTCTCGGTGCCCGTGCTCCGCTTCCTGCTCTGCTTCGCGGCCACCATCCCCACGGGCCTCCTCTGGCGCGCGGTGCCGTCCGCCGCGGGCCGGCACCTCTACGCGGGGCTCAGCGGCGCCGCGCTCTCCTACCTCTCCTTCGGGGCCACCTCCAACCTCCTCTTCGTCGGGCCCATGGCCTTCGGCTACCTCGCCAtgctcctctgccgccgccgcgccggcctcGTCACCTTCCTCGGCGCCTTCGGCTTCCTCATCGCATG TCACGTGTACTACATGAGTGGAGATGCATGGAAGGAGGGAGGCATCGATGCAACTG GTGCTTTAATGGTTTTAACGTTGaaggtcatttcatgcgcaatgaACTACAGTGATGGTCTCTTGAAGGAAGAAGAGGGTCTACGTGATGCTCAGAAAAAATATCGCTTGACTAAGGTTCCTTCTCTAGTTGAATATTTTGGTTACTGCCTCTGCTGTGGTAGCCACTTTGCTGGACCAGTATATGAGATGAAAGATTATCTTGAGTGGACTGAAAGAAAAGGA ATATGGGCCAGCTCAACTCCTTCACCATTGTTACCTACTCTGCGTGCTCTGGTTCAGGCTGGAATATGCATGGGGTTATATTTGTATCTGTCAGCTATGTTTCCACTTTCACGATTTAGTGAACCCCTATATTATGAATGGGGCTTCTGGCACCGGCTTTTCTTTCAGTACATGTCAGGATTTACTGCTCGTTGGAAATACTACTTTATATGGTCAGTTTCAGAAGCTGCAGTTATTATATCTGGTTTGGGTTTCACGGGTTGGTCGGATTCTTCTCCCCCGAAAGCCAAATGGGATCGGGCTAAAAATGTTGATATTCTAGGCGTCGAACTAGCTGGAAGTGCAGCTCAATTGCCACTTAACTGGAACATTCAAGTTAGCACATGGCTAAGATACT ATGTGTACGAGAGGTTAATTCAGAAAGGAAGGAAGCCTGGTTTCCTTCAGTTACTTGGCACACAGACAGTCAGTGCTATCTGGCAT GGACTGTATCCAGGATATATGATATTCTTTGTTCAGTCGGCATTGATGATAAATGGTTCAAAAG TTATATACAGATGGCAACAAGCTGTGAGCAATTCAGGCCTCCACACTATCCTGACTTTACTAAACTGTGCATACACCATGATGGTGCTTAACTACTCATGCATTGGCTTCCAG GTACTGAGCTTGGAGGAGACCTTAGCATCCTTCAAGAGTGTATATTATGTGGGCACGATTGTTCCTATCCTATGCGTCTTGCTGGGCTATGTTATCAAGCCAGCGAGATCTGCCAAGCCGAAGGCTCGCAAGGCAGAATGA